One window of Chloroflexota bacterium genomic DNA carries:
- a CDS encoding LacI family transcriptional regulator — MPPVTIKDVAAQAGVSYQTVSRVINNKPEVAAETRQKVLQVIKELDYQPNVLAGSLRRRETLTIALIIPDTFNPFFAEVAKGVEETGFQFGYSLVLCHSDYDAQKELRYVHVLRSKRVDGVILIPSSPASEALQVLLKHKIPVVLADRKPMDMASEVDTVTADNTQGARAATEHLIRLGHRRIAFIARPFPMTHSAGRLHGYRLALEQHGLPFVEEMVVHGGFRYPAGEEAMQHLLSLKPPITAVLAYNDIMAIGALKAISDRGLSVPRDISVVGFDDIPPAAYTDPPLTTVAMPKVEMGRIAAQRLMQMVDSGPGAEKKDIVLETHLVVRGSTAPPPSL; from the coding sequence GTGCCACCGGTAACGATCAAGGATGTGGCTGCCCAAGCCGGTGTATCGTATCAAACCGTCTCGCGCGTCATTAACAATAAGCCTGAAGTCGCAGCGGAGACGCGCCAGAAGGTTCTACAAGTGATCAAGGAGCTCGATTACCAGCCCAATGTCCTGGCGGGGAGCCTGCGCCGACGGGAAACACTGACCATCGCCCTGATCATTCCGGATACGTTTAATCCCTTCTTCGCTGAGGTGGCTAAGGGGGTGGAGGAGACTGGCTTTCAGTTCGGTTATAGCCTGGTCTTGTGTCACTCCGACTACGATGCTCAGAAGGAGCTGCGCTATGTGCACGTGCTGCGCTCCAAGCGAGTGGATGGCGTGATCCTTATCCCATCTAGCCCCGCCAGCGAGGCACTTCAGGTGCTGCTTAAACATAAGATACCGGTAGTTCTGGCTGACCGTAAGCCAATGGATATGGCCAGCGAGGTGGATACGGTCACTGCCGATAATACCCAGGGTGCCCGCGCAGCGACGGAGCATCTAATAAGATTGGGGCATCGTCGGATCGCTTTTATCGCCAGACCATTTCCAATGACCCACAGTGCAGGCCGACTGCACGGCTACCGGCTGGCCCTGGAGCAGCATGGCCTACCGTTCGTGGAGGAGATGGTTGTCCACGGAGGATTCCGCTATCCAGCTGGGGAAGAGGCCATGCAGCACCTGTTGTCCCTGAAGCCGCCCATCACGGCCGTTCTGGCGTACAACGACATCATGGCCATCGGCGCCCTTAAGGCCATCAGTGACCGTGGGCTGAGTGTGCCGAGGGATATCTCGGTGGTGGGGTTTGATGATATCCCCCCAGCTGCTTATACCGATCCGCCCTTGACCACTGTAGCTATGCCCAAAGTGGAGATGGGCAGGATCGCTGCCCAGCGCCTGATGCAGATGGTCGATAGCGGCCCCGGCGCCGAGAAGAAGGACATCGTCCTGGAGACTCATTTAGTGGTACGAGGATCAACTGCTCCTCCGCCATCTTTATAA
- a CDS encoding aldolase/citrate lyase family protein — MRPNRLRGVLAQGKAVFGTMLQELRSPAVPIILANAGLDFIFVDMEHGAYNMETIADLIKVIRLTGVCPLVRVPNDEYPWIARALDAGAEGVMVPRVETRDQVERIVRYAKYPPVGERGCSVVKGHNDYRTADQLEFTRHANQENLIIIQIERQRAVENIDDLLSVPGVDAAVIGPNDLALSYGVPEDLSNPLLADACQKVVDASRRHGCFSGMHVGDVQTLKFWMAKGMRVIVYWTDIGMLAAASVKGLAELRQSGQQL, encoded by the coding sequence ATGCGACCCAACAGGCTCCGCGGAGTGCTTGCCCAGGGAAAAGCGGTCTTTGGCACGATGCTCCAAGAACTACGCTCTCCAGCAGTCCCTATAATTCTGGCCAACGCTGGGCTTGATTTTATCTTCGTGGACATGGAGCATGGCGCATATAATATGGAGACTATCGCTGATCTGATCAAGGTGATCCGCCTGACCGGTGTCTGCCCTCTGGTGCGTGTTCCCAATGACGAATATCCTTGGATCGCCCGCGCCCTTGATGCGGGAGCAGAGGGGGTCATGGTCCCTCGTGTTGAAACACGAGACCAAGTCGAGCGGATCGTCCGCTATGCCAAGTACCCGCCGGTTGGTGAGAGGGGTTGCTCGGTGGTGAAGGGCCACAACGATTACCGCACCGCAGACCAGCTGGAATTCACCCGCCACGCCAATCAGGAAAACCTGATCATTATCCAGATCGAACGCCAACGTGCGGTTGAGAACATTGATGATCTACTCTCGGTCCCCGGTGTGGACGCGGCGGTCATTGGCCCGAACGACCTCGCCCTTTCTTACGGCGTGCCTGAGGACCTGAGCAACCCGCTGCTGGCTGATGCCTGCCAAAAAGTGGTGGATGCCAGCCGGAGGCATGGATGCTTCTCAGGGATGCACGTGGGAGACGTACAGACCCTCAAATTCTGGATGGCCAAGGGGATGAGGGTCATCGTCTATTGGACGGACATAGGTATGCTGGCAGCGGCCAGTGTCAAGGGGCTGGCCGAGCTTCGTCAATCTGGCCAACAGCTGTAG
- a CDS encoding CoA-acylating methylmalonate-semialdehyde dehydrogenase, translated as MSPALRTLKNYIKGEWVTSKSEVILDVMNPATDEPIARVPISTVAEANEAVEAAYEAFWGWRSTPPISRAQYMFRLKEALEDSFDQIAELVTMENGKTLAEAQGEVRRTIENVEVACGIPSLMQGYNAEDIAEGIDSIALRQPLGVFVHLAPFNFPAMVPYWFAPYAIATGNTFVVKPSPQTPLTQGFITELVDRIGLPKGVLNLVNGASEVAEALMAHPRVKGVTFVGSTPVGKHVYSYSASHGKRVLVQAGAKNFLVVMPDADLERTVEVIMTSAYGCAGQRCLAGSVVLAVGGVSEELGKRMVEAASGLRVGYGLHQATQMGPVISRQAKERILGYIEQGIQGGANLLLDGRGIQVPDFPHGYFVGPTLFGEVTPDMTIAREEIFGPVLGIMQVESLAECYRIIAGSPFGNAASIFTQSGKLAREFAYRVECGNIGVNIGIAAPVAFFPFGGMRDSFFGVLHGQGQDAIRFFTDDKIMTIRWF; from the coding sequence ATGAGCCCAGCACTGCGCACACTCAAAAACTACATCAAAGGAGAATGGGTCACGTCCAAGTCCGAAGTGATTCTTGACGTGATGAACCCGGCCACTGACGAGCCGATCGCCCGCGTCCCTATATCCACAGTGGCCGAGGCCAACGAAGCCGTTGAGGCCGCTTACGAGGCCTTCTGGGGCTGGCGTTCGACGCCTCCGATCAGCCGGGCCCAGTATATGTTCCGCCTGAAGGAGGCCCTTGAGGACAGTTTTGACCAGATCGCCGAACTCGTTACAATGGAGAACGGCAAGACCCTCGCTGAGGCTCAGGGTGAGGTGCGGCGCACTATTGAGAATGTGGAGGTTGCCTGTGGCATTCCCTCACTTATGCAGGGGTACAACGCTGAAGATATCGCCGAGGGCATCGATTCCATTGCCCTCAGACAGCCGTTGGGGGTCTTTGTTCATCTGGCTCCCTTCAATTTTCCGGCAATGGTTCCTTACTGGTTTGCCCCCTATGCCATCGCTACTGGCAACACTTTTGTGGTCAAGCCTTCCCCTCAAACGCCGCTCACCCAGGGCTTCATCACGGAACTGGTGGACAGGATCGGTCTGCCCAAGGGTGTCCTGAACCTGGTGAACGGCGCTAGTGAGGTAGCAGAGGCGCTCATGGCCCATCCCAGGGTCAAAGGGGTAACCTTTGTCGGCTCAACGCCGGTGGGCAAGCATGTCTACAGTTATAGCGCCTCCCACGGTAAGCGTGTGCTGGTCCAGGCTGGCGCTAAGAATTTCCTGGTCGTCATGCCTGATGCAGACCTCGAGCGCACGGTGGAGGTGATTATGACCTCGGCCTATGGCTGTGCTGGACAGCGCTGCCTGGCAGGGTCAGTGGTTCTGGCCGTCGGTGGCGTCTCTGAGGAGCTGGGGAAACGAATGGTTGAGGCCGCCTCCGGATTGAGGGTTGGCTATGGTCTGCATCAGGCTACGCAAATGGGCCCGGTCATCTCGCGGCAGGCCAAGGAGAGGATCCTTGGCTACATCGAGCAGGGCATCCAGGGGGGAGCGAATCTGCTCCTCGATGGTCGGGGCATCCAGGTGCCCGATTTCCCCCACGGCTACTTTGTCGGGCCCACCCTCTTTGGCGAGGTCACGCCTGACATGACCATCGCGCGCGAGGAGATTTTTGGGCCAGTATTGGGCATCATGCAGGTAGAGAGCCTTGCAGAGTGTTACCGCATCATCGCGGGCAGCCCCTTTGGCAATGCGGCGAGCATCTTTACTCAGAGTGGCAAGTTGGCGCGGGAGTTTGCCTATCGGGTAGAGTGCGGGAACATTGGGGTCAATATCGGCATCGCCGCACCTGTCGCCTTCTTCCCCTTTGGGGGCATGAGAGACTCCTTCTTCGGCGTGCTCCACGGTCAGGGGCAGGATGCGATTCGCTTCTTCACCGATGACAAAATCATGACCATCCGCTGGTTTTAG
- a CDS encoding FCD domain-containing protein, whose translation FISTHLREALRALQAIGIIEIRRGIGMFVTESPLNPISKSFDWSVFLKAEQVEKIMEARHILEVGLARVAALHATDEEIEEMSEILDTMSDAFRHHNTRLYEEADIRFHLALASAADNPLLLRFAQILRSALETFIKAVPHTAAGFKYHREVLEAIRKHNPSKAEAAMRRLLSVTEIHLQQAKPGASTPNPNAVLASEAISQR comes from the coding sequence ATTTTATTTCGACTCACCTCCGCGAGGCCCTCCGAGCGCTCCAGGCGATAGGCATCATAGAAATTCGCCGCGGCATCGGGATGTTTGTGACCGAATCGCCCCTGAACCCCATTTCTAAGAGTTTTGACTGGTCGGTTTTCCTCAAAGCCGAGCAAGTCGAAAAGATTATGGAGGCACGCCATATCCTGGAAGTTGGGCTGGCCCGCGTCGCGGCATTGCACGCCACAGACGAAGAAATTGAGGAAATGTCCGAGATTCTTGACACCATGTCTGACGCCTTTCGCCACCACAACACTAGGCTCTACGAGGAGGCTGACATCCGCTTTCACTTGGCCCTAGCCAGCGCCGCTGATAACCCGCTACTACTGCGTTTCGCTCAAATTTTACGCTCAGCCTTAGAGACGTTCATTAAGGCTGTCCCCCACACTGCGGCCGGGTTCAAGTATCACCGGGAGGTGCTGGAAGCGATCCGCAAGCACAACCCTTCCAAGGCGGAGGCGGCAATGCGCCGTCTGCTGAGCGTCACCGAAATCCATCTCCAGCAAGCCAAACCTGGGGCATCGACGCCTAACCCGAATGCTGTGCTCGCTTCGGAAGCCATCTCACAGAGGTGA
- a CDS encoding hydroxyacid dehydrogenase — translation MKKVLLDKPIHPQAMALLRQEVEPLEMYQASLDELRALLPHVHGVIVSVGFPIRAHEIKLGQRLEVIGRPGAGTDSVDVEAATCAGIPVVYTPDAPTESVAEHTLCMMLMLAKRMRVVENALRAGHFEIRTQVVGSELRGKTVGVVGFGHIGRRVAEICQRALDSPILVYDPYVDPEQVCQQGMEPVAGILELMSRSDVVTIHTPLNEDTCGLVGRPQLAAMKPSGFLINTSRGPVVDEAALIEALRHGQIAGAGLDVFEKEPPHPDNPLFQMENVVVTPHVSSFTAEGRARMGITVVQEVLKVFRGECPTFLINPEVWPQRRILP, via the coding sequence ATGAAGAAAGTACTGCTCGACAAGCCGATCCATCCCCAGGCTATGGCCCTGCTCCGGCAAGAGGTCGAACCGCTTGAAATGTACCAGGCCTCCTTGGACGAACTGAGGGCCTTGTTGCCTCACGTGCACGGAGTCATCGTCTCCGTCGGATTCCCCATCCGGGCACACGAGATCAAACTCGGCCAGCGCCTGGAAGTGATCGGTCGGCCGGGTGCTGGCACGGACAGCGTGGACGTGGAGGCGGCTACCTGTGCTGGCATTCCAGTCGTCTATACGCCAGATGCCCCTACCGAATCCGTCGCCGAGCACACGCTGTGTATGATGCTGATGCTGGCCAAACGGATGCGGGTAGTAGAGAACGCGCTGCGTGCGGGACACTTTGAGATTCGCACCCAAGTGGTCGGTAGCGAACTGAGGGGCAAAACAGTCGGTGTGGTGGGCTTCGGACACATCGGCCGGCGGGTGGCCGAGATCTGTCAGAGGGCCCTAGATAGCCCGATCCTGGTCTATGACCCTTATGTGGATCCAGAACAGGTCTGCCAGCAAGGAATGGAACCCGTCGCGGGTATATTGGAGCTGATGTCTCGCTCCGACGTGGTCACCATCCATACGCCTCTGAACGAGGACACGTGCGGCCTGGTCGGCAGGCCCCAACTCGCTGCGATGAAGCCCAGTGGGTTCCTGATCAACACCTCTCGCGGGCCAGTGGTGGATGAAGCGGCACTCATAGAGGCGCTTCGCCATGGGCAGATCGCCGGAGCCGGACTGGACGTCTTTGAGAAGGAACCTCCGCATCCCGACAATCCCCTGTTCCAGATGGAGAATGTGGTAGTCACCCCGCACGTGAGCAGTTTCACCGCTGAGGGGCGGGCCCGCATGGGGATCACGGTGGTCCAGGAAGTCCTTAAGGTATTTCGTGGGGAGTGCCCCACTTTCTTGATCAATCCAGAAGTCTGGCCCCAGCGAAGAATTTTGCCATAG